GGAACACTGTTTGCACCACTACAAAGAACACCGAAATTATGCCATAAAAGAGTAAATTATCATCAATTATTGATATTTTGGGGTCGAATAATTAAATTAATTTAAAAATAGCCTTAAAGTTATTTATTTGGCATTTTTGTTAAAATGCAGAATATTAACAAATAACTATCTTATTTATACTAAATTATGATCTAAGAAATAGACATAAAAAAACTCACCATATTGGTGAGGCTTTCATTTATTCAAAAACAGCTTCAAACTGTCATGTTAACTCAAATGGGTAAAAGACGAAACTGTTTAATATTATTCTAGCGTATTTATATAAGAAACTAACTTGACCATGTCTTCTATTTTTTTGTTGGACAATTTCTCAGCTTTGACAAATTTCTTCAAATCAGTACTGATATAAGGAAGTAAAAGCATTATTTCCTTTATGCTATTTACTTTAACCATGTCTTTGTTTGGTCTGTTTATATAATATGTATCTGACAATTTCACAAGCTTAGGAAGATGAGCAGCGGACTCTAAAGCTTTGGGTGGTTGGGCTTCTCGAAATGAGACATTTTTTTTAGCGTATAAACTCACCTCTCCTGCTACCAGTTCCACTAAGAAGCCTCTAACCGTTGAAAGTTTAAAAGGAAAATCACCTACAACAAATTTTTGTTCATCTAGCTCGATACTCTTAATTAAGGGGCTTGGATCTAAATAGAGATTTCGGCCTCCTAAATTAAATTCCATAACGTCTTGATAGATGTTATATCTTATGTTGACCGGATTAAAAGTCCCTCGAAGCGTAATAACTTCCCCCTCCTGAAATTCGGGGTTCAAGTATGGTGTTCCTTCAAATTCAGTATTTACTGGCCTTATTTTTTTAGCATCTTTCTCTAACTCATTTAGAATTAAATTATTAGTAAAAGAAGTGCCATTATTTAATAAATGCTGGCTAAAACTGCTTACGCTGAAGGTACATACGAAACAAATTAGTAGGAACTTTTTCATAACAGTATATTCATTATTTAACGGAACGTTTATCAGCATAATTAAGCATTAAAGAATACATGCACCTATAAAACGCTGTATTAATCGGCCTTTTCCTAGATAACAATGTACAAAAAAATCCAGCTAACAATGTTAACTGGATTCTATAAAATAAATCTTTAAAATTTGTATTAACTTAATATAAAATCAATACAAGACTATATCTCTATACTTTAAGCTTCCTCCGCGTGTAGCCACGCTTTCTTAGCTAATAGTGTTTCTTCTTCTTCTACCTTATCTGGGTCTGGCACACAGCAATCTACTGGGCAAACCGCAGCACACTGAGGCTCTTCGTGAAAGCCCATACACTCTGTACACTTATCTGAAACTATATAATAAAATTCGTCTGAAACAGGTTCTTGGTCATCTTTGGCATCTATAACGGTGCCATCACCGAAATCTACTTCTTCCAAAGCAGTTCCACCGGCCCATGTCCATTCTATTCCTCCTTCATAAATTGCAGTATTTGGGCACTCAGGTTCGCAAGCCCCACAGTTTATGCATTCGTCTGTTATAATAATCGCCATAGCAATTGCAGTTCTGTTGTTAGTTCAAATAAAGAACAAATATAAGACTACAAAGTTTCAGGAGCTTAGTAATTTTACAGCGAATCTTAAAAAAGGCATTACTGCATACAAAAAATGACATTAGAGGACAGAATAATACTATTTTCTAAATTAGGCGAATTTTTAAACGCTGAGGGTTCTAAAGATGATCTAAAACATTGGGCTGCTCAGTGCAAAGGCGAAAACGGCTGGTTTACGGAAGACAATGTGCTATTGGCTTTAAAAAACATAGGTCAACAATTCCTTAAAAAAGAAGACTTAATAGCATTTAGCAAAACGATTAAAGAAAATCCAAATCCAAAGAAAATTGGTGTGGTAGCTGCCGGTAACATTCCACTGGTAGGCTTTCATGACTTGCTTTGCATTCTTCTTACAGGAAACATTGCTATGGTTAAATTAAGTAGCTCAGATAGCGTTTTGATGCGAAAGATCATTGCAAAACTGATTGATATTGAACCAGAAATCACGTCTCAAATAATTATTGCCGACAGGCTTAATGATGCGGATGCTTTTATTGCTACGGGAAGTGATAATTCATCTAGATACTTCGAGTATTATTTTGGCAAAAAGCCTAACATCATCAGAAAAAACAGAAGTTCTGTAGCTGTTTTGACAGGAACCGAAAGTCGTGAAGATTTAAGGAACCTAGGTTATGACATTTTCCAGTTTTTTGGATTAGGATGCAGAAACGTCTCTAAATTCTTTG
This sequence is a window from Arcticibacterium luteifluviistationis. Protein-coding genes within it:
- a CDS encoding acyl-CoA reductase, which translates into the protein MTLEDRIILFSKLGEFLNAEGSKDDLKHWAAQCKGENGWFTEDNVLLALKNIGQQFLKKEDLIAFSKTIKENPNPKKIGVVAAGNIPLVGFHDLLCILLTGNIAMVKLSSSDSVLMRKIIAKLIDIEPEITSQIIIADRLNDADAFIATGSDNSSRYFEYYFGKKPNIIRKNRSSVAVLTGTESREDLRNLGYDIFQFFGLGCRNVSKFFVPKGYKFDTFFESIEYWNTIQIHHKYNNNYDYNKSIYLVNRNHHYDNGFLLVTQSENLVSPISVIFYEEYEDEKALEEKLDAHQGKIQCIVGKNFTPFGGSQSPVLDEFADNVNTLDFLNNL
- a CDS encoding 4Fe-4S dicluster domain-containing protein, which produces MAIIITDECINCGACEPECPNTAIYEGGIEWTWAGGTALEEVDFGDGTVIDAKDDQEPVSDEFYYIVSDKCTECMGFHEEPQCAAVCPVDCCVPDPDKVEEEETLLAKKAWLHAEEA